One stretch of Pseudoalteromonas shioyasakiensis DNA includes these proteins:
- a CDS encoding Trm112 family protein, with the protein MAFDTKLLEIIACPVCKGKLRLDKENQELISTAAKLAYPIKDDIPVLLENEARELSQEEVDKWNS; encoded by the coding sequence ATGGCCTTTGATACAAAATTACTTGAAATTATCGCTTGCCCAGTGTGCAAAGGTAAATTACGTCTTGATAAAGAGAATCAAGAGCTTATTAGCACTGCTGCGAAACTTGCGTATCCAATCAAAGATGATATTCCGGTGCTACTAGAAAATGAAGCTCGTGAATTAAGCCAAGAAGAGGTTGATAAGTGGAATTCGTAG
- a CDS encoding tetraacyldisaccharide 4'-kinase, which translates to MSVIEKSWYKKPGLLSVLLLPLSALFWLISTLRALLYKLNILKAFKARVPIIVVGNISVGGNGKTPFVIWLAEYLQQQGLKVAVISRGYGGQSDSYPLLVTDETTTTQAGDEPVLIKRRLGCVVMVGPDRQASIKKLEQHDIDVIISDDGMQHYKMARDIECCIVDSERQFGNGLLMPAGPLRETKARLKSVDLVIENGGDAQSRYDLTCSPFRAVSNAEPIGSVQDKGHAVSAIGNPKRFEMSLKQQGISLLSTHHFRDHYAYQASDFSDFADDAVFMTEKDAVKCFSFAKPNWYYLPVDAKPTPAVIEKLNLLLKQKGILNGL; encoded by the coding sequence GTGAGTGTAATTGAAAAAAGCTGGTATAAAAAGCCAGGTTTACTCAGTGTTTTGTTGTTACCTTTGAGTGCGCTTTTTTGGCTTATCTCTACACTTCGTGCCTTGCTTTATAAGCTTAATATACTTAAGGCTTTTAAAGCGCGTGTTCCTATAATAGTCGTCGGCAACATTAGTGTCGGTGGCAATGGCAAAACGCCATTTGTTATTTGGCTTGCTGAATACTTACAACAGCAAGGTTTAAAAGTGGCAGTGATCAGCCGTGGCTATGGTGGTCAGTCTGATTCGTATCCGTTGTTAGTGACTGATGAAACAACTACAACACAAGCAGGTGACGAACCTGTGCTTATTAAACGACGCTTAGGCTGTGTTGTTATGGTAGGACCGGATCGACAAGCTAGCATTAAAAAATTAGAACAACATGATATCGATGTCATCATTTCTGATGACGGAATGCAGCATTATAAAATGGCGCGTGACATTGAGTGTTGTATTGTTGATAGTGAACGTCAATTTGGTAACGGACTGCTCATGCCAGCAGGTCCGCTTCGCGAAACAAAGGCGCGTTTAAAATCGGTTGATCTAGTAATTGAAAATGGTGGCGACGCACAGAGTCGTTATGATTTAACGTGTAGTCCGTTTAGAGCCGTTAGCAATGCAGAACCGATCGGTTCAGTACAAGATAAAGGCCATGCCGTAAGTGCTATTGGTAACCCAAAACGCTTTGAAATGAGTTTAAAGCAGCAGGGTATTAGCTTGTTATCTACCCATCATTTTCGTGATCATTATGCTTATCAAGCAAGTGACTTTAGCGATTTTGCAGATGACGCCGTGTTTATGACAGAAAAAGATGCAGTTAAATGCTTTAGTTTTGCAAAGCCTAATTGGTATTATTTACCTGTTGATGCAAAACCGACACCTGCAGTTATCGAAAAACTTAATTTATTATTAAAACAAAAAGGGATCCTCAATGGCCTTTGA
- the msbA gene encoding lipid A export permease/ATP-binding protein MsbA: MDQTTSQIYKRLISYVGDYKLIAFFAIVGMIGYSAMDALFINLMKPFIDDGLNDRNTDVLTYAPFVVIALVLGRGMFNYMSSYCLSYVGSQVVRTLRQQLFEHILHLPVSFHDKNSNGDLISKITFDTEQVQQAITKALLIVVREGAFVVFLLFNMFYTSWKLSLIFLVIIPLVAVIVAFVSKRFRMISKKIQSAMGQVTRSSEQMLSGHKVIHGFGGQQQEISQFSAINNHNRQQRIKMDATKALSVSVIQILAASAMAVILWVVSMPSMIDTISSGDFVLLISSMMMLLRPLKQLSNVNSDLQRGISAAQSIFLVLDEEVEKDTGSYSVDKVTGKIEVNNVTFKYPTKDEPVLKNLSLSINAGESIALVGRSGSGKSTISNLLPRYYELEGDSEILLDGVNIADYKLTDLRKQFALVSQQVVLFNDTITNNICYGLERELTNDELMAVAKQAHVWEFVKDLPDGLNTMVGENGVMLSGGQRQRIAIARAILKDAPILILDEATSALDTESEKLIQQALDSLMKEKTSIVIAHRLSTIENSDCIYVIDHGQVIEKGTHSELLEKDGTYSALCKMQFGEQ, translated from the coding sequence ATGGATCAAACTACATCCCAAATCTACAAGCGATTAATCAGTTATGTGGGTGATTATAAGTTAATCGCGTTTTTCGCCATTGTGGGCATGATTGGTTATTCTGCCATGGATGCATTGTTTATCAATTTAATGAAACCGTTCATTGATGATGGTTTAAATGACCGTAACACGGATGTTTTAACTTACGCTCCCTTTGTTGTAATTGCATTGGTATTAGGTCGAGGCATGTTTAACTACATGTCGTCTTACTGTTTAAGCTATGTGGGCTCTCAAGTTGTGAGAACCCTGCGCCAGCAATTATTTGAACATATTTTACATCTGCCAGTTTCTTTTCATGATAAAAATTCGAACGGTGATTTAATATCTAAAATCACCTTTGATACCGAGCAAGTTCAACAAGCCATTACTAAAGCCTTATTAATTGTTGTTAGAGAAGGGGCGTTTGTTGTCTTTTTACTTTTCAATATGTTTTATACCAGTTGGAAGCTTTCACTGATATTTTTAGTCATTATTCCGCTGGTGGCTGTTATTGTCGCATTTGTATCAAAACGATTTCGTATGATTTCGAAAAAAATCCAGTCTGCAATGGGTCAAGTCACTCGCAGCTCAGAACAAATGCTATCTGGTCATAAAGTTATTCATGGTTTTGGTGGTCAGCAGCAAGAAATCTCACAGTTTTCTGCAATCAACAATCATAACCGTCAGCAGCGCATTAAAATGGACGCGACCAAAGCATTAAGTGTCTCCGTAATCCAAATATTAGCTGCAAGCGCGATGGCGGTTATTCTATGGGTCGTGTCTATGCCGTCAATGATTGATACCATCAGTTCTGGCGACTTCGTATTACTTATTTCATCAATGATGATGTTGTTACGTCCACTTAAGCAACTATCAAACGTAAATAGTGACTTACAACGTGGTATTTCAGCAGCGCAAAGTATCTTTTTAGTACTTGATGAAGAAGTAGAAAAAGACACTGGCAGTTACAGCGTTGATAAAGTAACTGGTAAAATTGAAGTAAACAATGTGACCTTTAAATACCCAACTAAAGATGAGCCTGTATTAAAGAATTTATCACTTTCGATTAATGCTGGCGAAAGTATTGCTTTAGTGGGTCGTTCAGGCTCAGGTAAATCGACCATTTCGAATTTATTACCACGTTATTATGAGCTTGAAGGTGACAGTGAAATTTTGCTTGATGGTGTCAACATCGCTGATTACAAACTGACAGACCTACGTAAGCAATTTGCACTGGTTTCACAGCAAGTGGTTTTATTTAACGACACTATTACGAATAATATTTGTTATGGACTCGAGCGCGAATTAACAAACGATGAGTTAATGGCAGTTGCTAAGCAAGCCCATGTCTGGGAGTTCGTTAAAGATTTACCTGATGGTTTAAATACCATGGTAGGTGAAAACGGCGTAATGTTATCAGGCGGTCAACGTCAGCGAATTGCAATCGCGCGTGCAATTTTAAAAGATGCTCCTATTTTAATTCTTGATGAGGCGACATCTGCTCTCGATACAGAGTCTGAAAAACTGATCCAGCAAGCACTTGATAGCTTAATGAAAGAAAAAACCTCGATTGTGATAGCACACCGTTTATCAACAATAGAAAACAGTGATTGTATTTATGTAATCGACCATGGTCAGGTTATCGAAAAGGGCACGCATAGCGAGCTGCTTGAAAAAGACGGCACCTATTCCGCTTTATGTAAAATGCAGTTTGGTGAGCAGTAG
- a CDS encoding DNA internalization-related competence protein ComEC/Rec2, with translation MLSISSDKPVVSGDEISASLKLKRYRSVKNFYSFDRERQALLERIFYKGRSVGEITYLDHHTNTSLRDRYLKYIDKITANSRLQWLYYALLTGDKSKISYEDNNQLRELGLSHLLAISGLHIGLIYAVGFFSSKWLLRVSHLPIRQSFQLNNIFALFGFSCSFIYVYLSGFIVSASRALVMLGCYLVIYNLGKNPLRWRSILYALCIVLLIDPFAMLNPGLYFSFIAVTIIFLLTRNTLDVRLGFLNRFVQLFQIQCALFIGLLPLSLYFFNGTSIIGLLINLIAVPLVGLLILPLLIFYSLLSSLFDITSLLSLVDSVLYLSYQLLLSIPHDLRWFPFSEFDFSLLVISYSTLLILLFCPNKYVCLIPICIYAVDFKLQPKAQFQLDVFDVGHGLMVMVSANNKAIIYDLGPQYFGRYDYIRRVLLQSIRKQQLSVVATVISHLDKDHSGGLASWQLAGYAETLSTFHPKGLEEACKTNSLILEGVKINSFHADDSRDNRNDLSCLLKITRLNYSVLLTGDISTAAETKLIENGVDLQSTVLLSPHHGSNTSSSNRFINAVEPEVVIHSSAYQGQWLFPHPDVVKRYNEHHIRQFSTAELGHIRIKFYEDNYRIEFAREQESYWFEQD, from the coding sequence ATGCTAAGTATTTCATCAGATAAACCCGTTGTTTCAGGTGATGAAATAAGTGCATCCCTAAAACTTAAGCGTTATCGTTCTGTTAAGAATTTCTATAGTTTTGATAGAGAAAGGCAAGCGCTACTCGAGCGAATATTTTATAAAGGTCGAAGCGTAGGAGAAATAACTTATCTAGATCATCATACCAATACGAGTTTACGTGATAGATACCTAAAATACATAGATAAAATTACAGCAAATAGCCGATTACAGTGGCTCTATTATGCGCTTTTAACTGGCGATAAAAGCAAAATAAGCTACGAAGATAATAATCAATTGCGTGAATTAGGTTTAAGTCATTTGCTTGCTATTTCAGGACTTCATATCGGACTTATATATGCAGTAGGGTTTTTTAGCTCGAAGTGGTTGCTAAGAGTCAGTCATTTGCCTATTCGACAATCATTCCAACTGAATAATATTTTTGCTTTATTTGGATTTAGTTGTTCATTTATTTATGTCTACCTCAGCGGTTTCATTGTCTCTGCCAGTCGTGCACTTGTAATGCTTGGGTGTTATTTGGTTATTTATAATTTGGGTAAAAATCCGCTGCGTTGGCGCTCAATTCTTTATGCTTTATGTATCGTATTGTTGATAGATCCATTTGCAATGTTGAACCCTGGACTCTATTTTAGTTTTATAGCGGTAACAATAATATTTTTATTAACTAGAAATACACTAGATGTAAGACTTGGATTTTTAAACAGGTTTGTTCAACTCTTCCAGATTCAGTGTGCTTTGTTTATCGGGTTACTTCCCTTATCTCTTTATTTTTTCAATGGCACGAGCATTATCGGCTTATTGATAAATCTTATTGCCGTACCTTTAGTAGGTTTACTGATATTACCACTGCTGATTTTTTATAGCTTGCTTTCGAGTCTATTCGATATTACAAGTTTATTGTCTTTAGTAGACAGTGTATTGTATTTGAGTTATCAATTGTTGCTCTCTATTCCCCATGATTTGCGCTGGTTTCCATTCAGCGAGTTTGATTTTTCATTATTAGTCATTAGTTACAGCACATTGCTTATTTTGTTATTTTGTCCAAACAAGTACGTTTGTTTAATACCCATTTGTATTTATGCCGTTGATTTCAAGTTACAGCCCAAAGCTCAATTTCAGTTAGACGTGTTTGATGTGGGGCATGGTTTAATGGTGATGGTGAGTGCCAATAACAAAGCCATTATCTATGATTTAGGGCCTCAGTATTTTGGCCGCTACGATTATATTCGCCGAGTATTACTTCAAAGCATTCGTAAACAACAACTCTCTGTTGTTGCAACCGTGATCAGTCATTTAGATAAAGACCATTCTGGCGGATTAGCTAGTTGGCAATTAGCAGGCTATGCAGAGACTTTAAGCACCTTCCATCCTAAAGGGCTTGAAGAGGCGTGTAAAACAAACAGTCTCATACTCGAAGGGGTCAAAATTAATAGTTTTCATGCCGACGACAGTAGAGATAATCGAAACGATCTGTCATGTTTATTAAAAATAACGCGTTTAAACTATTCGGTGTTACTTACGGGCGATATTTCGACAGCTGCGGAAACCAAGCTTATTGAAAATGGTGTCGACCTGCAATCGACTGTTTTATTGAGCCCACACCATGGTAGTAATACTTCTTCAAGTAATAGATTTATAAATGCTGTAGAGCCTGAAGTGGTTATCCATTCATCTGCTTACCAAGGACAATGGTTATTTCCTCACCCAGATGTTGTAAAACGATACAATGAGCACCATATACGACAGTTCTCAACTGCAGAACTTGGCCATATTCGTATAAAATTCTATGAAGATAATTATCGTATAGAGTTTGCGCGCGAGCAGGAAAGTTATTGGTTCGAACAAGATTGA
- a CDS encoding DUF2062 domain-containing protein, translating to MAKKTIQRFLPDHNKVREHKYLRIFGRLLHDANLWHLNRRSARGAFAVGLFFAFIPVPFQMVLAAALAIPFRVNLPISVATVWITNPLTMPPIFYCSYIVGTIALAQPQQHFQFEPSWQWFIDSLTTIGPAFLVGSLICATAAAIIGYFATDMLWKRSVRKAWIHRHKK from the coding sequence ATGGCTAAAAAAACGATCCAACGCTTTTTACCTGATCATAACAAGGTAAGAGAACACAAGTATTTAAGAATTTTTGGTCGTTTATTGCATGATGCCAATTTATGGCACTTAAATAGACGTTCAGCACGCGGTGCATTTGCGGTTGGTTTATTTTTTGCGTTCATCCCTGTTCCTTTTCAAATGGTTCTTGCAGCCGCCCTGGCTATTCCATTTCGAGTGAATTTACCGATTTCTGTTGCAACAGTGTGGATCACTAACCCACTGACCATGCCTCCTATTTTCTATTGTTCATATATTGTTGGCACTATTGCACTTGCTCAACCACAGCAGCACTTCCAATTTGAACCAAGCTGGCAATGGTTTATAGATAGTCTAACAACAATTGGCCCAGCCTTTTTAGTCGGTTCACTCATTTGTGCAACAGCTGCTGCAATCATAGGCTATTTTGCTACCGACATGCTTTGGAAACGCTCTGTTCGTAAAGCGTGGATACATCGCCATAAAAAATAA
- a CDS encoding DUF3466 family protein, which produces MKYKLLAASILATLSTSAMSATYKLEELGGIEGAKFNYITDVSENGHIIGLANGLYKLPVDISYIDFTDSLIKDAYDTAKKQFELIDKEITFTLDDIENNDAVNTNADAHAFMVSFLTGRATDSEYQKLSSAIATRYTAEGSTEQVLFDEQSVDFDGLTRSTSNLLNAVTDDGVMVGWGSAPYEKTSFTQTDEDEEETHFLRDFISRAIVISADGVKVELAPEFDDFGGVSSANDIVKTANGYEVVGTVSTNIAADPLKDIEDKCDNEDEPVSDCVESYNRQYKTGIYNKQAVKWTLDSNLNITNTEMLGLGLTPKDDEDFAFRSNAIAINESGLIVGTSDVRYKGRDTRITMPVIFENGEVKEFIDQEDDWISGQPLAVNNDDVVVGYASKRIDGTNRTKFFYYDKKSDSVVFPTDYFSSSSSLANDINDNGIVVGEGETDIYNTSTRRREGFMYTIGEDKIVNLNDLLPCFEEDGETRFKYTVAEAKAINNNNEIFGVATKTVEKTDSFGNVVVDINGNTEYESVAVAVKLTPIDGNVEECQAEEVEQYERQSASFPWYALLLLPFAAARRIFRK; this is translated from the coding sequence ATGAAATACAAATTACTCGCTGCCAGTATTTTAGCCACCCTAAGTACCTCAGCGATGAGCGCAACCTATAAATTAGAAGAATTAGGTGGAATCGAGGGCGCGAAGTTTAACTACATAACAGATGTTAGTGAAAATGGACACATTATTGGTTTAGCAAATGGTCTTTACAAGTTACCAGTAGATATCTCTTATATCGATTTTACGGATTCGTTGATCAAAGACGCCTATGATACCGCTAAAAAACAATTTGAATTAATTGATAAAGAAATCACATTTACGTTAGATGACATTGAGAACAACGATGCAGTGAATACTAACGCTGATGCTCATGCATTCATGGTTAGTTTTTTAACTGGACGTGCAACTGACTCAGAATACCAAAAGCTATCAAGTGCAATCGCAACACGTTACACCGCAGAAGGTTCGACAGAGCAAGTTTTATTTGATGAGCAGTCAGTTGATTTTGATGGTTTAACGCGCTCGACTTCTAACTTACTTAATGCTGTAACAGATGATGGTGTGATGGTAGGTTGGGGTAGTGCACCCTATGAGAAAACATCGTTTACTCAAACAGATGAAGACGAAGAAGAAACGCATTTCTTAAGAGATTTTATCAGTCGTGCCATCGTAATCTCAGCCGATGGTGTAAAAGTTGAACTTGCGCCTGAATTTGATGATTTTGGTGGTGTTAGTTCGGCGAATGATATTGTCAAGACTGCCAATGGTTACGAAGTTGTAGGTACAGTATCAACGAACATTGCTGCTGACCCTTTAAAAGATATTGAAGATAAATGCGATAACGAAGATGAACCTGTTTCTGATTGTGTGGAATCATATAATCGTCAATATAAAACAGGTATCTATAATAAACAGGCTGTGAAGTGGACGTTAGATAGCAATTTAAACATTACTAACACTGAGATGCTTGGTTTAGGCTTAACACCGAAAGATGACGAAGATTTCGCTTTTCGTAGCAACGCAATTGCGATCAATGAAAGTGGCTTAATCGTCGGTACTTCTGATGTTCGATACAAAGGCAGAGATACGCGAATTACAATGCCTGTTATCTTCGAAAATGGTGAAGTAAAAGAGTTTATTGATCAAGAAGATGATTGGATCTCAGGTCAGCCTTTAGCTGTTAACAACGATGACGTTGTAGTTGGTTATGCAAGTAAACGTATTGACGGCACAAACCGAACAAAATTCTTTTACTATGACAAGAAAAGCGACAGTGTTGTTTTCCCAACGGATTACTTCTCGAGCTCTAGCTCATTAGCAAACGATATCAATGATAATGGTATTGTAGTTGGTGAAGGCGAGACAGATATCTACAATACGTCAACTCGTCGTCGTGAAGGTTTCATGTACACCATTGGTGAAGATAAAATTGTTAACTTAAACGATTTATTACCGTGTTTCGAAGAAGATGGTGAGACTCGTTTTAAATATACGGTTGCTGAAGCAAAGGCAATTAACAACAATAACGAAATCTTCGGTGTTGCGACTAAAACAGTTGAAAAAACAGATTCATTTGGCAATGTTGTTGTAGATATTAACGGCAATACCGAATACGAAAGTGTTGCAGTTGCTGTTAAGTTAACACCAATTGATGGCAATGTTGAAGAGTGTCAAGCTGAAGAGGTTGAGCAATACGAGCGTCAATCAGCAAGCTTTCCTTGGTATGCATTACTGCTATTACCATTTGCAGCAGCACGTCGTATATTTAGAAAATAA
- a CDS encoding ABC transporter ATP-binding protein, producing the protein MDLIRIAKAQLAYGTHPLLDDADAVIESGERVCIVGRNGAGKSTLLKVLDGQVTLDDGEINQLGGIRISRLEQDPPKGAAGSVFDYVAQGMPDIANLLIEYHHVSNQMQTDYNDKLLNKLERLSNELETVDGWRFDTRIQLVLSRLELEPEAKLESLSGGWLRKVALARALVSEPDLLLLDEPTNHLDMSSVIWLEQFLKEFKGGIVFISHDRAFIRAVATRILDLDRGKLVSYPGDYATYLEQKAHDLKVEETQNALFDKRLAEEETWIRQGIKARRTRNEGRVRALKELRKERKQRVDQVGKTDFNIETADRSGKLVFEAKNICHAFKDKVIAKDFSTLVMRGDRVGLVGPNGIGKTTLLKILFGDLVPDSGSVKQGVNLEFAYFDQYRQKLDEEATVQDNVAEGKQEVMMGGRSRHVLGYLQDFLFPPARARTPVKALSGGEKNRLLLAKLFLKPSNIIVLDEPTNDLDIETLELLEEIINQYQGTVLIVSHDREFIDNTCNSVWAFEGNGKITDIVGGYSDYEAYAAHLAEQEKQQQQQIKQEKPAVVSQDNTPKKSNKLSYKLKLELEELPSKVEQLEKALDAQQVVVNDPDFFKQDAAITTEALNHLAELESELEAAFERWEELEDLKNQ; encoded by the coding sequence ATGGATTTAATCAGAATAGCCAAAGCGCAACTCGCTTATGGTACACATCCGCTACTAGATGATGCCGATGCCGTTATTGAGTCAGGTGAGCGTGTATGTATCGTTGGCCGTAACGGTGCAGGAAAATCAACACTACTAAAAGTACTTGATGGCCAAGTGACATTGGATGATGGCGAAATCAACCAATTAGGCGGTATTCGTATTTCTCGTCTAGAGCAAGATCCCCCCAAAGGGGCAGCAGGTTCAGTATTTGATTATGTTGCTCAAGGCATGCCAGATATTGCTAACTTACTGATAGAATATCACCACGTTAGTAATCAAATGCAAACAGACTATAACGATAAATTGCTGAACAAATTAGAGCGTTTATCTAATGAATTGGAAACAGTTGATGGCTGGCGTTTTGATACCCGTATTCAATTAGTTTTATCTCGCTTAGAGCTGGAGCCAGAGGCCAAACTTGAATCATTATCGGGTGGTTGGCTACGTAAAGTTGCTCTAGCAAGAGCTTTGGTTAGTGAACCCGACTTACTGTTACTTGATGAGCCAACTAACCACCTAGATATGAGTAGTGTTATTTGGCTTGAGCAGTTTTTAAAAGAGTTTAAAGGCGGTATCGTTTTTATATCTCACGATCGTGCGTTTATACGTGCAGTTGCTACTCGTATTCTCGATTTAGACCGTGGTAAGCTTGTTTCATATCCTGGTGATTACGCAACTTATCTTGAGCAAAAAGCGCATGATTTAAAAGTAGAAGAAACACAGAATGCACTGTTTGATAAACGTTTAGCTGAAGAAGAAACGTGGATCCGTCAAGGCATTAAAGCACGTAGAACACGTAATGAAGGGCGAGTACGCGCACTAAAAGAATTACGTAAAGAGCGTAAGCAACGTGTAGATCAAGTTGGTAAAACTGATTTCAACATTGAAACTGCTGATCGTTCTGGTAAGTTGGTGTTTGAAGCTAAAAACATTTGTCATGCATTTAAAGACAAAGTGATTGCGAAAGATTTCTCGACGCTTGTTATGCGGGGCGACCGAGTTGGTCTTGTGGGACCAAACGGTATAGGTAAAACAACGCTGCTGAAAATTTTATTTGGTGACTTAGTTCCAGATAGCGGCAGTGTTAAACAAGGTGTTAATTTAGAATTTGCCTATTTTGACCAATACCGCCAAAAGCTCGATGAAGAAGCTACAGTGCAAGACAACGTTGCTGAAGGCAAGCAAGAAGTGATGATGGGCGGTCGTTCTCGTCATGTGTTAGGTTACTTACAAGACTTCCTATTTCCTCCGGCACGTGCTCGTACGCCTGTAAAAGCACTTTCTGGTGGTGAAAAGAATCGCTTATTGTTAGCAAAGCTATTTTTAAAGCCATCTAACATTATTGTACTCGATGAGCCAACCAATGACCTTGATATCGAAACGTTAGAGCTCCTTGAGGAGATTATTAACCAATACCAAGGCACCGTATTGATAGTTAGCCATGACCGTGAATTTATTGATAATACCTGTAACTCTGTATGGGCCTTTGAGGGGAACGGCAAGATCACAGACATTGTTGGCGGTTACAGCGACTATGAAGCATACGCTGCTCATTTAGCTGAGCAAGAAAAACAACAACAGCAACAAATTAAGCAAGAAAAGCCAGCCGTTGTTAGCCAAGATAATACACCAAAGAAAAGTAATAAACTCTCTTACAAATTAAAACTTGAATTAGAAGAATTACCCAGTAAAGTGGAACAACTTGAAAAAGCGTTAGACGCTCAGCAAGTTGTGGTTAATGACCCTGACTTTTTTAAGCAAGATGCTGCAATTACAACAGAAGCATTGAACCATTTAGCCGAGTTAGAGTCTGAGCTTGAAGCCGCTTTTGAGCGCTGGGAAGAACTCGAAGATTTAAAGAATCAGTAG
- a CDS encoding glutaredoxin family protein, with protein sequence MANFTLYHTDGCHLCEMADELLIAANASFVAKDIMDSEQLIALYQTSIPVVEAHQGEKLFWPFDAEQLAQFIADNKE encoded by the coding sequence ATGGCTAATTTTACCCTGTACCACACTGATGGCTGTCATCTGTGTGAAATGGCCGATGAATTATTAATTGCTGCAAACGCTTCGTTTGTAGCAAAAGACATTATGGACAGTGAACAGCTGATTGCTCTATACCAAACCAGTATTCCGGTTGTTGAAGCTCATCAAGGTGAGAAATTATTCTGGCCTTTTGATGCTGAGCAGTTAGCGCAATTTATTGCTGATAATAAAGAATAA